A window of Sphingobacteriales bacterium genomic DNA:
AAATCATTGATAACATTTAAAGTAAACGCAAATGGAACAGATCAGAAAAAGTTTAAGAGATTCAAAAGCTGCCAGATGGACGGCATTAGGGGTCGTAGCTTTTACGATGTTGTGCGGATATTATCTGGCAGACGTCATGGCTCCGCTCAAACCACTGCTTGAAAGCCAGAAAGCATGGTCAAGCACGGAATATGGATTTTTCACCAGTGCTTACGGCTGGTTCAATGTATTCCTGCTGATGCTTATTCTGGGGGGAATTATCCTCGACAAAATGGGTGTCAGGTTTACAGGTGTCATGGCCGCTTCCATCATGGTTGCTGGTACTGCCGTGAAATATTACGCCATCTCGACCCATTCCCTTGATGGATTAACACTGTTCGGATGGAAAGCACAGGTCATGGTTGCTGCACTTGGATATGCCACTTTCGGTGTTGGCGTTGAAATAGCGGGTATTACGGTTTCCAAAATTATTGTCAAATGGTTTAAAGGGAAGGAACTTGCCCTTGCCATGGGGCTCGAAATGGCAACCGCACGTCTGGGTACTGCCCTCGCATTATCCACCTCCGCTCCGATAGCCTCTCATTTTAAAGATGTTTCCGTACCAATCCTGCTATGTCTGATTATGCTTTGTATCGGACTGATTTCCTTTATCGTCTATACCTTCATGGATAAAAAACTGGATGCTTCCATCATCGCTCAAAATGATGGCAAAGAAGTGGAACCGGAAGAAGAATTTAAACTCTCTGACATCAGGTTTATTTTAACCAATAAAGGATGGTGGTATATTGCCATTCTCTGTGTTTTATTTTATTCGGCCGTATTTCCTTTTCTGAAATATGCCTCCGACCTGATGGTCAATAAATTTGGCGTTGACCCTGAATTAGCCGGTATTATCCCCGGCCTGCTACCCTTTGGCACCATGATTCTGACCCCGACCTTCGGCAATCTGTACGACCGGAAAGGAAAAGGGGCTACTATCATGATTATCGGAGCCATTCTGCTTATTTTCGTTCATGCCATGTTTTCTATTCCTATCTTTAACAGCTGGATTTTTGCAATCCTGCTGATTGTTATTTTGGGTATCGGTTTTTCCCTCGTACCTTCAGCCATGTGGCCTTCTGTTCCTAAAATCATCCCTGAAAAACAACTTGGAACTGCTTATGCATTGATTTTCTGGGTACAAAACTGGGGATTAATGGGTGTTCCTGCCCTCATCGGCTGGGTTTTGGATAAATACTGCATTACAGGTACAAAAATCATTGACAATGTTGAGGTTAATAACTATAATTATACCCTTCCGATGTTAATTTTTATGAGCCTTGGACTGTTGGCACTCGTTTTTGCTTTTCTGCTTAAAGCAGAAGACAGGAAAAAAGGATATGGCCTCGAATTGCCGAATATTCAGAAATAGCTTTGCTTTCATTTGTTTTTGTTTCTTTGATATTTTTCTTTATTCTTTAAAAGACTGATAATGATAGGTTTATGAAAAAGTCTTATTATCTGAAAAGTATCACAGGAAGCATCATATTTTTTCTGGTGATTTTCATTGCAGCAGGAAAATTAAATTACCCGCCAGGGATTATTTACACAGGTATTGGCATTTTAATGATGATCCTGAGCTTTACAGTTTTCAGGTTAGATGATGAGTTACTGCAGGAGAGAGCAAAACCCGCTGAAAACACTCAAAAATGGGATAAGACCATTTTAGGTCTTTCATCATTAGCCATTCTTGCCATTTACATCATTGGCGGGCTTGATTCCGGACGTTTCGGCTGGTCACACGGTTTTCCTGACTACTCCATGATATTTGGCGGAATTTTAACTGCTGTCGGGCAACTTATTTTTCTGATCGCACAAAAACAAAACAGTTTTTTTTCCAGCACTGTCAGAATTCAGAATGAAAGAGGACACAACGTATGTCAGTCGGGTTTGTACAGAATCGTAAGGCATCCGGCTTATGCAGGATCTATCATTCAGACTGCCGGATTTCCGCTTTTATTCCGTTCATTCTGGGTAATGATTCCCTGTTTGCTGCTGATTGTATTGTTTATCATCAGAACTCAACTTGAAGATAAGTTTTTATCAAGCGAGCTGAACGGATACCAGGTATATTCAGAAAAAACCCGTTTCAAACTGCTGCCTTTTATTTGGTAATGTTTAAAAGTATTAACAAATGAAAACTTAATGGTTAAATCGGAAAGTTCCTGAGCAACAAAGTGAGGTATGAAAAAAAGAAACAGTTTAATCATCTTGAAAATCAATAAAAAACAGGCAACGGATGCCGGAATGGCAATGGTTCTGCTGCTTTTGCTGATTGGTTTTTTTGGCCACAACACTCTTTATTTCAGGCTTGCAATTCCGGTTTTGGTAATGTTAATGATTTTCCCCATGTTGTTTTATCCCTTTGCTGTCATCTGGTTTAGCCTTGCTCAATTGCTCGGAATTATCTTTTCTAAAATTATCCTTACAATTAGCTATGTAATAATTGTCTTACCGGTTGCTTTCATTCGAAGACTGACAGGTAAAGACAGCCTACAGCTCCGGCAGTTTAAAAAATCTGCCTCATCAGTCATGATTTCCAGAGACCATTGGTTTAAAAAGGAAGATTTTGAAACACCTTATTAAAGATTGAAAATGAATAACTATTAAAACGATGAGCTTTATTCAGGAACTTTGGGCTTTTGTAAAGAAGAGAAAAAAATACTGGTTGTTACCTCTTATTATCGTGTTATTGCTGTTTGGAATCTTAATCGTTATCACCTCTGGTAGTGCGATTGCACCATTTATCTATACACTTTTTTAAAGGAAAAGATCATGTCCTCTTTTATTTTGGGAATCTCAGCCTTTTACCACGATAGTGCAGCAGCCTTGCTCGCTGACGGAGAAATCGTTGCTGCCGCCCAGGAGGAACGTTTTACCCGGAAAAAACATGACTCTTCTTTTCCCTCAAACGCAGTAAAATATGTGCTTTCCGAAGCTGGAATTTCCCTGAAAGATGTTGAAGTAGTTGCTTTTTACGATAAACCGTTTATCAAATTTGAACGCCTGCTTGAAACCTATCATGCCTTTGCCCCGAAAGGGCTCATCAGCTTTCTTTCGGCAGTTCCTGTATGGATCAAGGAAAAACTTTTTATGAGAAAGATGTTGCAGGATGAATTTGAAAAGCTTGGGTTCAAAAAAGTTCCTGTCATATTTCCGGAACACCATCTGTCGCATGCTGCCAGTGCCTTCTATCCTTCCCCCTTTCAGGAAGCCGCCATTCTGACCATTGATGGTGTGGGCGAATGGGCTACGACTACCATCGGATATGCCAGAGATAATGAAATAAAAATCATCAAAGAACTTCATTTTCCTCACTCCCTGGGCTTGCTTTACTCAGCATTTACCTACTATACCGGATTTAAGGTCAACAGCGGAGAATATAAGCTGATGGGACTTGCTCCTTTTGGTAACCCTGACGCTGAACAAACAAAAAAATTCAGGGAAATTATTTATCAGGAACTTGCAGATGTGCGTGAAGACGGCTCCCTCCTGCTGAATATGAAATATTTCAGATTTGCAACCGGTCTGACCATGACTTACGACAAAAAATGGGAAAAATTGTTTGGAGTTAAACGAAGACAGGAAGGAGAGCCCATAACCCGTGACATCATGAACTTAGCACTTGCCATTCAGCAGGTGTGTGAAGAAACGGTGATAAAATTAGCCAAAACTACCAAATCGCTTACGAAAGCAGAATATCTGGTCATGGCCGGAGGTGTTGCACTCAACAGTGTAGCAAACGGGAAACTGCTTGAAACAGGTATATTTAAAGACATCTGGATTCAACCGGCTGCTGGCGATGCGGGTGGTGCATTAGGTGCTGCCTATCTGGCATGGCACCTGTGGAAAGGAAATAAACGAACAGCTTCCCGTCAGCCCGATGCCATGCAGGGAGCATTTCTCGGCCCTTCATTCTCTGACAATCAAATCAGGGGAATGGCTGTAAAATACAATGCAAAGTTTAGGTATTACAATGATTTTGAGGAATTAACAAAACTGACAGCTGAAAAAATTGCTGAAGGGAAAGTGATAGGCTGGTTTCAGGGACGAATGGAATTTGGACCTCGTGCCCTTGGAAACAGAAGCATTCTGGCTGATGCACGAAATCCGGAAATGCAGAAAAAACTCAACCTGAAGATTAAGTTTCGTGAAGGTTTTCGCCCCTTTGCCCCATCTGTACCTGAAGAAGATATTCAGGAATATTTTAAGCTCGACAGGCCTTCTCCCTATATGTTACTGGTTGTCCCTGTCAAATCCGCTCATCTGAAGAAAATGCCTGAAAATTATCATGAATTACCACTCTATGAACGCCTCTATTTCATTCGCTCTGATATTCCGGCTGTAACCCACATAGACAACTCTGCACGGATTCAGTCGGTAAACAAGAGCATTAACTACCGATTCTGGGCATTAATCAACGAATTTAAGCGTCAAACGGGTTATAGCGTTATCGTCAATACAAGCTTTAATGTGCGTGGAGAACCAATCGTCTGCACACCAGACGATGCCTTCCGTTGTTTTATGCGAACCGAAATGGATTGCCTCGTTATTGGAAATTTCTTTTTTGAGAAAAATGAGCAGCTTAAAACTTTTAATGATAATAAATGGGAAGAGAAATTCAGATCAGATTGAGAGAAATTGACCGATTATTTCAGATTTTGCAAAATATCCTAACTGCTTAAAATCAACTTACTTATGATATCATCATGAATTGCTAAAATAAAATCAATTTATTAATTGACATTAGTTTTCAAACTGAATAGCTGAAAATTTTTCTCAATCAAAATTCCCTATTTTTTCAATAATCTTTATATATTTTTCAAATTAAATTATCTTTTTAAAGAAATTATAAATGTTAATCAGAAATAAATAAATGAAGCTATTTTTAATAATCCAAATTTTAACCAGAAACAATTTATCTTGAAAATAAATTAAATGATTATATTTTAGCTCAGAAAAGATTTCACCTTATTATTTTTTCATCAATATAAAATAAAAAGTTTTATTAAATTTATTAATATTGTATTTTCTCAATAACAATGCAAAATCCATAATATCAATAAGTTAAATAACATTTTTTTTCCTATTTATGTCCTAAATCATTCTTTTAATGGTACAGCTTTAACTACATTTGTCTGTTATTTTTTAGTCAAAATGAAACAAAAATACTAATTACTACTTTTCTCCAATTGTACCTCAATTTCAAGATGACTATAAAATAACAGCAGAACATAGCGGATAAAGATAAACAATAAAATTATGGAATTTAAACCTCAGATTATTGCATTTTTGTGCAAATGGTGTTCTTATACCGGAGCCGACCTTGCCGGAACTTCCAGGATTGAGTATAAGCCTAATGTACGTATTATCAGGGTATTATGTTCAGGAAGAATAGACCCGACCTTTGTACTGCAGGCATTCAGGCAGGGCGCTGATGGTGTTTTATTATGTGGCTGCCATCCGGGCGATTGCCACTATCAGGAAGGGAATTACAGGTGTTTAAGACGATTTTTATTGTTGCAGAATTATCTTGAGCAAATGGGATTTGAAAAAGAAAGGCTCAAACTTGAATGGATTAGTGCAAGTGAAGGAAAACAATTTGCGGAGCTTGTCAATAGTTTTACTGAGACTTTGAGTGAAATGGAGCCTTCAAAGATTAAAAATATAATGGAAGTTTTACATTAAAAAAAACGATTATGGAAACAAAAAAGCCCAAATTAAAACTTGCCGTTTATTGGGGAGCTGCTTGCGGTGGTTGTTGCGTTAGCGTACTGGATGTACATGAAAAACTTTTTACAGTCGTTGAAAATGCCGATCTTGTTTTTTGGCCTATTGCACTTGATACAAAATATAAAGACATTGAAGC
This region includes:
- a CDS encoding hydrogenase iron-sulfur subunit, producing MEFKPQIIAFLCKWCSYTGADLAGTSRIEYKPNVRIIRVLCSGRIDPTFVLQAFRQGADGVLLCGCHPGDCHYQEGNYRCLRRFLLLQNYLEQMGFEKERLKLEWISASEGKQFAELVNSFTETLSEMEPSKIKNIMEVLH
- a CDS encoding major facilitator superfamily domain-containing protein 1 — translated: MEQIRKSLRDSKAARWTALGVVAFTMLCGYYLADVMAPLKPLLESQKAWSSTEYGFFTSAYGWFNVFLLMLILGGIILDKMGVRFTGVMAASIMVAGTAVKYYAISTHSLDGLTLFGWKAQVMVAALGYATFGVGVEIAGITVSKIIVKWFKGKELALAMGLEMATARLGTALALSTSAPIASHFKDVSVPILLCLIMLCIGLISFIVYTFMDKKLDASIIAQNDGKEVEPEEEFKLSDIRFILTNKGWWYIAILCVLFYSAVFPFLKYASDLMVNKFGVDPELAGIIPGLLPFGTMILTPTFGNLYDRKGKGATIMIIGAILLIFVHAMFSIPIFNSWIFAILLIVILGIGFSLVPSAMWPSVPKIIPEKQLGTAYALIFWVQNWGLMGVPALIGWVLDKYCITGTKIIDNVEVNNYNYTLPMLIFMSLGLLALVFAFLLKAEDRKKGYGLELPNIQK
- a CDS encoding carbamoyltransferase; translation: MSSFILGISAFYHDSAAALLADGEIVAAAQEERFTRKKHDSSFPSNAVKYVLSEAGISLKDVEVVAFYDKPFIKFERLLETYHAFAPKGLISFLSAVPVWIKEKLFMRKMLQDEFEKLGFKKVPVIFPEHHLSHAASAFYPSPFQEAAILTIDGVGEWATTTIGYARDNEIKIIKELHFPHSLGLLYSAFTYYTGFKVNSGEYKLMGLAPFGNPDAEQTKKFREIIYQELADVREDGSLLLNMKYFRFATGLTMTYDKKWEKLFGVKRRQEGEPITRDIMNLALAIQQVCEETVIKLAKTTKSLTKAEYLVMAGGVALNSVANGKLLETGIFKDIWIQPAAGDAGGALGAAYLAWHLWKGNKRTASRQPDAMQGAFLGPSFSDNQIRGMAVKYNAKFRYYNDFEELTKLTAEKIAEGKVIGWFQGRMEFGPRALGNRSILADARNPEMQKKLNLKIKFREGFRPFAPSVPEEDIQEYFKLDRPSPYMLLVVPVKSAHLKKMPENYHELPLYERLYFIRSDIPAVTHIDNSARIQSVNKSINYRFWALINEFKRQTGYSVIVNTSFNVRGEPIVCTPDDAFRCFMRTEMDCLVIGNFFFEKNEQLKTFNDNKWEEKFRSD
- a CDS encoding DUF1295 domain-containing protein yields the protein MKKSYYLKSITGSIIFFLVIFIAAGKLNYPPGIIYTGIGILMMILSFTVFRLDDELLQERAKPAENTQKWDKTILGLSSLAILAIYIIGGLDSGRFGWSHGFPDYSMIFGGILTAVGQLIFLIAQKQNSFFSSTVRIQNERGHNVCQSGLYRIVRHPAYAGSIIQTAGFPLLFRSFWVMIPCLLLIVLFIIRTQLEDKFLSSELNGYQVYSEKTRFKLLPFIW